The following are encoded together in the Patescibacteria group bacterium genome:
- a CDS encoding UvrB/UvrC motif-containing protein → MRTVIAQQLKTLPKQPGVYLFKNRFGNVLYVGKAKVLQQRVRSYFRAQTDLSDLKLLMIPQIDVIDTIPVATETDAIVLEDQLIKDYQPRFNTLAKDDKSFLYIHITAETTPRILAVRRPDLASGGIFYGPYPYAKNIRSLLLLIHKIFPDTQQIDRVIALLEGKLSNLIPDLQTAMQQAARQKHFERAAHLRDQIRAVQQLKMLRKTPRQYLLERMQTTSLDIMIGLKELSHALHLPESLHRIEVYDISHHQGRYMVGSMIVFIDGLPDKAEYRRFKIKSVLTGQSDDFKSLREVVQRRLKRDWSLPDLAIMDGGKGQLSAVAPLWQLAGVPVAALAKKREELFLPGIPLPVLLSAGSQGLFLVQRMRDEAHRFAISYYRLLHSRAMRQAGK, encoded by the coding sequence ATGCGCACTGTTATAGCTCAACAATTAAAGACTTTACCCAAACAACCGGGTGTATATTTGTTCAAAAACCGGTTTGGTAATGTTCTGTATGTCGGCAAAGCCAAAGTTTTACAACAACGGGTGCGGTCATATTTTCGCGCACAGACCGACTTATCTGATTTAAAGTTATTAATGATTCCACAGATTGATGTGATTGATACCATTCCGGTAGCGACAGAGACGGACGCGATTGTTTTAGAAGACCAACTGATTAAAGATTATCAGCCACGCTTTAATACTTTAGCCAAAGACGATAAAAGTTTTTTATATATTCATATTACCGCCGAAACTACTCCGCGTATCCTGGCCGTCCGGCGGCCAGATTTAGCGAGTGGAGGAATTTTTTACGGACCATATCCGTATGCAAAAAATATCCGATCGCTGTTACTTTTAATACATAAAATTTTCCCGGATACTCAACAAATCGATCGGGTGATTGCCTTGTTAGAGGGTAAATTGTCTAACTTAATTCCAGACTTACAGACCGCCATGCAGCAGGCAGCGCGCCAAAAACACTTTGAACGAGCCGCCCATTTACGCGATCAAATCCGAGCTGTGCAACAATTAAAAATGTTACGCAAAACACCGCGCCAATACTTGTTAGAAAGAATGCAAACTACATCTTTGGATATAATGATCGGCCTGAAGGAATTATCACACGCCTTACATTTACCAGAATCTTTGCACCGCATTGAAGTGTATGACATCTCGCACCACCAGGGGCGATATATGGTTGGTTCGATGATTGTGTTTATTGATGGCTTACCGGATAAAGCCGAGTATCGTCGATTTAAAATTAAAAGTGTGTTAACCGGTCAATCGGATGATTTTAAAAGTTTACGGGAAGTGGTGCAGCGCAGATTAAAACGTGATTGGTCATTACCGGATTTGGCGATTATGGACGGCGGTAAGGGGCAACTTAGTGCGGTGGCACCATTGTGGCAATTAGCCGGAGTGCCAGTAGCAGCTTTAGCCAAAAAACGGGAAGAATTATTTTTACCCGGTATACCTTTGCCGGTATTATTATCAGCCGGGAGTCAGGGTTTATTTTTAGTACAAAGAATGCGCGATGAAGCGCACCGGTTTGCGATTAGTTATTATCGTTTATTGCACAGCCGGGCTATGCGCCAGGCAGGGAAATAA